A window from Syntrophorhabdaceae bacterium encodes these proteins:
- a CDS encoding radical SAM protein yields the protein MIVPVFLPHLGCHTRCTYCNQQLITDVKDTDLGTVIGKTLNAHQGPYEVGLFAGNIFGIEPDQLRRLFAHFEGYRERIANFRVSTKPVSMRNETLEILKANRVTVIELGIPTFNDKVLSRLNRRHSAQDLISSYETLVKQGFRVALQFMVGLPGETMDDIRLTVQNMTGLKPHYIRIYPLVVFEGTRLGEMYKKGRFKPISFDAALDRSVFIYLNAKKSEIPVVKMGLTENEVIKEQILAGQYHPAYGYMVKARAFYLAMMAKLVAVPIKGSAMTVHLSAADVAHLTGYKRTNVDRFEKEGIALQWEEKEVPEDNFILHYDGRSVPGNVLDAMEMFRD from the coding sequence ATGATCGTCCCCGTTTTTCTCCCTCACCTGGGTTGCCATACTCGGTGCACATACTGTAACCAGCAATTAATCACGGATGTGAAGGACACGGACCTCGGGACCGTCATAGGGAAAACGCTCAACGCTCACCAGGGGCCGTATGAAGTGGGTCTATTTGCCGGCAATATCTTCGGGATTGAGCCCGATCAACTCCGGCGTCTTTTTGCCCATTTCGAAGGGTACAGGGAGAGGATCGCTAATTTCAGGGTTTCAACAAAACCTGTTTCCATGCGGAATGAGACCTTAGAAATACTTAAAGCCAATCGCGTCACCGTTATAGAGCTCGGTATCCCTACCTTTAACGACAAGGTCCTCTCAAGGCTCAACCGGCGGCACAGCGCACAAGACTTGATTTCATCTTATGAAACGCTCGTCAAACAGGGTTTTCGGGTGGCCCTCCAGTTCATGGTAGGATTACCCGGGGAAACCATGGATGATATCAGGCTCACCGTACAAAACATGACCGGGCTTAAACCTCACTATATCAGGATCTATCCGCTGGTGGTTTTTGAAGGTACGCGCCTGGGAGAAATGTATAAGAAAGGGCGTTTTAAGCCTATTTCTTTTGATGCCGCGCTTGACAGGTCAGTCTTCATTTATCTCAACGCCAAAAAGAGTGAAATCCCTGTAGTGAAGATGGGCTTAACAGAAAATGAGGTCATAAAAGAACAGATCCTTGCGGGCCAGTACCATCCTGCTTACGGGTACATGGTAAAGGCCAGGGCCTTCTACCTCGCCATGATGGCGAAGCTCGTAGCCGTTCCGATCAAAGGGAGCGCCATGACCGTTCACCTTAGCGCGGCAGATGTGGCGCACCTTACCGGCTACAAGCGTACGAATGTGGACCGATTTGAAAAAGAGGGTATTGCGCTTCAGTGGGAAGAGAAAGAAGTGCCCGAGGACAACTTTATCTTGCACTATGACGGCCGATCAG